The nucleotide sequence CGCGAGGAGTACCAGCAGCGAAAGGAGAAACTCGACGACGCGAGCGAGCTCGACGAGCTCGTCGCGGAGGCCGAGGAGGTCCGCTCCGAGGCGTCCCAGCACCACCAGAAGGTGACCGAGCTCGCGGACAAGGCCCAGGAACACCACAACCAGATGATCGAGGCCTACCGCGAGGCCGACGAGATCCGCGACAAGGCCGACGAGATGCACGAGCTCTTCGTCGAGGCCCAGGAGGCAGCTGACCGCCACCACGAGGACTTCGTCCGCGTCCAGAAGCGCCTGCGCGAACTCGACAAGGAAGAGGAGCAGGAACAGCAGGACGAGCGCGAGGCCGAGCGCGAGGCCGCCAAGGAGGAGGCCGAGGAGATCTACCAGAAGTTCAAGGAAGGCGAGACCCTCGACACCGAGGACCTGATGAAGCTGCAGAAGACGGGTCTCCTGTAGACCGGATACGCCGACGCAGGTGTTTTTATGCCGATCCGTTCCCCAGCAGTGCGTATGGTGACAGAACGTGAGTGAGGACGACGTCGGTCGGGGCGCGATCGTGATCGTCGGTGGGATCGTCGCGGCGGTCCTCGGGTTCCTGATCTTCGTGGTCCTCCCGGGATCGCTCGCGGATCTCCTCGGCCTGCTGGTGACCGTCGGCGTCGTGATCCTCGGGACGCGTGCCGCCGGGGATCTGGCCGACTCGGTCTTCCCGGATTACAACGCCGCGGAGGTCGCAGTCGAGGGACCGATCACCCGCGACGGAGCGACGCCCGGGCCGATCCCCGGCGGGTCCGTGGGCACCACGGCCGACGACGTGGTCGAACAGATCGAACGTGCCGACGAGGACGACGCCGCCGAGGCGTTGCTGGTGAAACTCGACACGCCGGGCGGGGAGGTGGTGCCGAGCGACGACATCCGGCGGGCGGCCGCCGACTTCGACGGGCCGACCGTCGCCTACGCGACCGACGTCTGTGCCAGCGGCGGCTACTGGATCGCCAGCGGCTGTGACGAACTCTGGGCGCGGCAGGCGAGCATCGTCGGGAGCATCGGCGTCATCGGCTCCCGGGTGAACGTCTCCGAGTTGGCCGACGAGTTGGGCGTTTCCTACGAGCGCTTCGCGGCGGGCGAGTACAAGGACGCGGGGATGCCCCTGAAGGAACTCTCGGCGGACGAACGCGAGTACCTCCAGGGCATCATCGACGGCTTCTACGAGGACTTCGTCGAGCGCGTCGCCGAGGGCCGAGGGATGGACCCCGAGGCGATCCGGGACACCGAGGCCCGCATCTACCTCGGCGACGACGCCCACGAGTTGGGTCTGGTCGACGAACTCGGCGACCGGGACGATATCGAGGAGCACGTCGCGGATCTGATCGATACGGAGGTGTCGGTCCGCGAGTTCGAACCCGAGCGGGGGTTGGCGGACCGGCTCCGTGGCGGCGCGGCGGCCGTCGCCTACGCCTTCGGCGCCGGTGTGGCTGGCACCGTGGCCGACGACGAACGGGGCTTCCGGCTCCGCTTCTGACCGGTCGGGGACGGGAGATATTTATCCCCGTGGATAGTTCTCACGACCGTGACGACGCTCGTCCTGTGTGTCGACCGCGCCGACGACATCGGGCGGACGGTCGGCGTGTCGATGCCCGTCGACGGGTGGGACGCGGTGCAGTCGCTGGTGACGGAGGTGGGCCTCGCGGACCCCGAGGACTCGACGGTCAACTGCCTGCTGGAGGCGCTGCGTGTCACGCGTGACCTCCGGAGCGACGGCGAGGACGCCCTCGTCGCCGTCGTCTCGGGATCCGGCGACACCGCGGTCGGTGCCGACCGCTCGGTGGCCGCACAGGTCGACGAACTCCTCGACCGCCACGACCCGGACTCGGCGATCATCGTCACCGACAGCGCCGACGACGAACGTCTCGTTCCCATCGTGGAGAGCCGCCTGCCGGTCGACTCCGTCGACCGAGTCGTCGTCAGGCAGGCCCGCGACATCGAATCCACGTACTACCTCCTCAAGCAGTTCCTCGCCGACGAGGAACTCCGATCGACCGTGTTGGTCCCGCTCGGCGTCGGCTTGCTCCTCCTGCCGGTGTTGCTCGTGCGGTTCTCGTTGCCCGTGGCGCTCGCGGGGCTCGCCTCCCTGCTCGGCGCCGCGGTGCTGTACAAGGGGCTCGCCATCGACACGTACATCGCGCGGCTCCCGGACCGAACCCGGGACGCGCTCTACTCCGGACAGGTGTCGGTCGTCACCTACGCCGTCGCCGGCGGCCTCGCTCTCGTCGGCGCCTTCCTCGGCGCGCTGGCCGTCGAGACGACGGCGGAGGGCGTCGTCGTTCCAGTCATGCAGTTCGCGTACAGCGCCATCCCGTGGCTGGCGCTGGCGGCGCTCACGGCCAGCGCCGGCCGTCTCCTCGACGAACTCATCGACTCGGACCGCGTGCCGCGACCGTATCTGAACCTCCCCTTCGGCGTCGTCGCCCTCGGCCTCGTCGTCCGTGGATTCGCGGGGTACTTCCTCGAACGCGAGGGCGTCCTCGGGAACCTGCGGCTGTTCGGACTCACGGTCCCGGCCACCGAACGGCTCGCGCTCTTCGTCGTCTCGGCCATCGTCGTCTCGCTCGTCGGCGTGCGGGTGGCCGCGAACGTCGCCGATCATCCCGAGGAGGAGGCCGACGTCGACGCGGCCGAGCGCTCGTAACGGCGGTCGTCGCGTCTACCAGGGGGCGAAGTCGGGATCGACCATCCGCTCCCGGCGGTCGATGCCGTCGATCCGCGCCACGTCCTCGTCGTCGAGGTCGAGCGTCCGCGACGCCCAGTTGTCGCGGACGTGCTCCTCGCCGGTCGCCTTCGGGATGGCGGTCACGTCCTTCTCGCGGAGCCAGGCGAGCGACACCTGCGCCTCGCTGACGCCGTGTTTCTCCGCGACCGCCTGGATCTCCGGGACGTCGAACACCTCGCCGCGGGCCAGCGGCGAGTAGGCGACCACCTCGATCCCGTGGTCGGCACAGTGGGCGCGCAGTTCCTCCTGTGGGAGCAGCGGGTGACACTCGATCTGGTTGGCGAAGATGGGGGCGTCGGCAGTCTCGACGGCCTCGGTCACCTGCGCCGGCTCGAAGTTGCTGATCCCGATCCGGTCGATCAGGCCGTCGTCGTACAGGTCGTCGAAGGCGCCGAGGGTCTCGGCGGGGTCGTACGCCCGGGCCGGCCAGTGGACGTAGAGCAGGTCGACGGCGTCCACGCCGAGTTTCTCCAAACTCCGTTCGGTCGTCTCCCGGACGTCCGCCGGCGCGAGGTTGTCGATCCACACTTTCGTCGCCAGGAACACGTCCTCGCGGGGGACCGACGCCCGTGCGATTCCGTCCCCGACCTCCGCCTCGTTGTCGTAGGCCTGTGCGGTGTCGACGTGGCGGTAGCCCATCTCCAGGGCCGTCGCCACCGTCCCCGCACACTCCTCGGGATCGGTGTTCTGCCACGTTCCGAGGCCGAGGACTGGCATTCCCTTCGACCGTTGCACGTCGCTGGAGGATCGAGACAT is from Haloplanus salinarum and encodes:
- a CDS encoding DUF373 family protein, which translates into the protein MTTLVLCVDRADDIGRTVGVSMPVDGWDAVQSLVTEVGLADPEDSTVNCLLEALRVTRDLRSDGEDALVAVVSGSGDTAVGADRSVAAQVDELLDRHDPDSAIIVTDSADDERLVPIVESRLPVDSVDRVVVRQARDIESTYYLLKQFLADEELRSTVLVPLGVGLLLLPVLLVRFSLPVALAGLASLLGAAVLYKGLAIDTYIARLPDRTRDALYSGQVSVVTYAVAGGLALVGAFLGALAVETTAEGVVVPVMQFAYSAIPWLALAALTASAGRLLDELIDSDRVPRPYLNLPFGVVALGLVVRGFAGYFLEREGVLGNLRLFGLTVPATERLALFVVSAIVVSLVGVRVAANVADHPEEEADVDAAERS
- the sppA gene encoding signal peptide peptidase SppA is translated as MSEDDVGRGAIVIVGGIVAAVLGFLIFVVLPGSLADLLGLLVTVGVVILGTRAAGDLADSVFPDYNAAEVAVEGPITRDGATPGPIPGGSVGTTADDVVEQIERADEDDAAEALLVKLDTPGGEVVPSDDIRRAAADFDGPTVAYATDVCASGGYWIASGCDELWARQASIVGSIGVIGSRVNVSELADELGVSYERFAAGEYKDAGMPLKELSADEREYLQGIIDGFYEDFVERVAEGRGMDPEAIRDTEARIYLGDDAHELGLVDELGDRDDIEEHVADLIDTEVSVREFEPERGLADRLRGGAAAVAYAFGAGVAGTVADDERGFRLRF
- a CDS encoding aldo/keto reductase, producing MSRSSSDVQRSKGMPVLGLGTWQNTDPEECAGTVATALEMGYRHVDTAQAYDNEAEVGDGIARASVPREDVFLATKVWIDNLAPADVRETTERSLEKLGVDAVDLLYVHWPARAYDPAETLGAFDDLYDDGLIDRIGISNFEPAQVTEAVETADAPIFANQIECHPLLPQEELRAHCADHGIEVVAYSPLARGEVFDVPEIQAVAEKHGVSEAQVSLAWLREKDVTAIPKATGEEHVRDNWASRTLDLDDEDVARIDGIDRRERMVDPDFAPW